A stretch of the Alnus glutinosa chromosome 6, dhAlnGlut1.1, whole genome shotgun sequence genome encodes the following:
- the LOC133870635 gene encoding putative UPF0481 protein At3g02645, with amino-acid sequence MAHHAILRDIIMLENQIPLFLLREVHKFYLLHEDHDQALATMLMGFCKDLSPIKYINYQHISEECFERAHLLELLYHMVAPKLQLVLDYLTAVLYLSLPSFFSTDVVSTSGRVQESFLKEELSPLVEEFAIPSLTQLHKVGVKFRPTKGGLESINFDKCCGKFYLPVIHLDDNLEVVLWNLVAYEACIAPEVMVFTRYMELMNGIIDSEEDVRILREAGIILNRLKSNEEVATLWNGITKSVRVTKVPILDKAIEGANTYYSGSCKVRMNVAMKKYVFGSWPCLTFLAANILILLSTLQAACTMYNCSKIFKAL; translated from the exons ATGGCACACCATGCGATCCTCAGGGATATTATCATGCTGGAAAACCAAATCCCTCTCTTTTTGCTTAGAGAAGTCCACAAATTTTATCTGCTGCATGAAGATCATGACCAAGCATTAGCCACAATGCTGATGGGTTTTTGCAAAGATCTATCACCCATCAAGTACATTAATTACCAACATATTTCAGAAGAATGTTTTGAGAGAGCTCATTTGCTAGAACTTCTCTACCACATGGTTGCACCAAAGCTGCAACTTGTACTTGATT ATCTCACTGCcgttctctatctctctctgccatCGTTCTTCTCTACCGATGTCGTCTCCACCTCCG GAAGAGTGcaggaatcatttctcaaagAAGAATTGAGTCCTTTGGTCGAAGAGTTTGCAATCCCAAGCCTGACACAACTTCATAAAGTTGGTGTCAAATTTCGCCCAACAAAGGGTGGATTGGAATCCATAAATTTCGACAAGTGTTGTGGTAAATTTTACCTTCCCGTTATTCATTTGGATGATAACTTGGAAGTTGTGCTATGGAACCTGGTGGCCTATGAGGCATGCATTGCGCCGGAGGTGATGGTTTTTACACGTTACATGGAATTGATGAATGGAATAATTGATAGTGAGGAGGATGTGAGGATTCTTCGAGAGGCGGGGATCATCTTGAACCGACTCAAAAGCAATGAAGAAGTAGCAACGCTTTGGAATGGCATAACGAAGTCTGTGAGGGTAACGAAAGTTCCCATTCTGGACAAGGCCATTGAAGGTGCAAATACTTATTATTCGGGGAGTTGTAAGGTCAGGATGAACGTGGCCATGAAGAAGTACGTCTTTGGTTCATGGCCATGTCTTACGTTTCTAGCAGCGAACATTCTGATTTTGTTGTCTACTCTGCAGGCTGCGTGCACGATGTACAATTGCTCCAAAATTTTCAAGGCTCTATGA